A single region of the Brassica rapa cultivar Chiifu-401-42 chromosome A03, CAAS_Brap_v3.01, whole genome shotgun sequence genome encodes:
- the LOC103857102 gene encoding probable protein phosphatase 2C 76 encodes MVCSSLIVQAGRTRIGVFAQGRHQLNNFNKTLSVGFGFRTTAAKMMMVDSSTGEKKVEMFDIPKEKVDDGGYIGGGWKNDDGSLSCGYCSFRGKRSTMEDFYDVKAFKMEGQTVCMFGIFDGHGGSRAAEYLKKHLFSNLMTHPQFLTDTKLALSETYKQTDVAFLESEKDTYRDDGSTASAAVLVGNHLYVANVGDSRTIVSKAGKAIALSDDHKPNRSDERKRIESAGGVIMWAGTWRVGGVLAMSRAFGNRMLKQFVIAEPEIQDLKIDHEAEFLVLASDGLWDVVPNEDAVSLTQSEEEPVTAARKLTDTAFARGSADNITCIVVKFRHDKTESQPNPEAEAEPEPEPERNPEDEIQTESSNPSDEMETESIPKAEAEPVPEAIPEPKQETEPETKGEKAGE; translated from the exons ATGGTATGCAGCAGTCTCATTGTTCAGGCTGGTCGTACTCGTATCGGGGTGTTTGCTCAAGGAAGACATCAGCTTAACAATTTTAACAAGACGTTGAGTGTTGGTTTCGGGTTTAGAACTACTGCAGCAAAGATGATGATGGTTGATTCTTCTACCGGAGAGAAAAAAGTTGAGATGTTTGATATCCCCAAGGAGAAAGTTGATGACGGCGGGTACATTGGTGGTGGCTGGAAAAA TGATGATGGAAGCTTGAGCTGTGGGTACTGTAGTTTCAGAGGGAAAAGGTCTACCATGGAAGACTTCTATGATGTCAAAGCGTTTAAGATGGAAGGCCAAACAGTTTGCATGTTTGGTATATTTGATG GTCATGGTGGTTCACGTGCTGCTGAGTACCTGAAAAAACACCTCTTTAGCAATCTTATGACGCATCCACAATTTTTGACAGACACCAAGCTGGCTCTAA GTGAGACATACAAACAAACTGATGTAGCATTCCTCGAGTCTGAAAAGGATACTTACAGAGATGATGGATCCACAGCATCTGCTGCTGTCTTGGTGGGGAACCATTTATATGTTGCAAATGTTGGAGACTCACGAACAATTGTTTCTAAAGCTGGGAAAG CGATCGCACTATCTGATGACCATAAGCCAAATAGAAGTGATGAAAGAAAGCGAATTGAAAGCGCTGGTGGTGTTATCATGTGGGCAG GAACATGGAGGGTAGGTGGAGTATTGGCAATGTCCAGGGCCTTTGGAAACAGAATGCTGAAGCAATTCGTTATTGCTGAACCCGAGATTCAA GATCTAAAGATTGATCACGAGGCCGAGTTTCTTGTTCTCGCAAGCGACGGTTTATGGGATGTGGTACCAAATGAG GATGCGGTATCCCTTACTCAGAGTGAGGAGGAGCCTGTGACAGCTGCCCGCAAGTTAACCGACACTGCCTTCGCTCGTGGCAGCGCAGACAACATCACTTGCATTGTTGTTAAATTCCGTCATGATAAGACCGAATCCCAACCAAACCCCGAGGCTGAAGCAGAACctgaacctgaacctgaaagGAACCCTGAAGATGAAATCCAAACTGAATCATCAAACCCCAGTGATGAAATGGAAACCGAATCAATCCCCAAAGCTGAAGCGGAACCGGTTCCTGAGGCTATACCGGAACCAAAACAGGAAACCGAACCAGAGACCAAGGGTGAGAAAGCTGGTGAGTAA
- the LOC103857101 gene encoding putative cysteine-rich repeat secretory protein 17 — translation MYSLSSVIKRLILIHVLAIQPLLINSDLSLNTTNAYLNHKCLVNQGKYKPGSKYEDRLKRTLKMFYSGSYRGYDGIGDSTFSAIIQCRGDSYGPKCHDCFATALSALSRRCPWYKGRIIWYDQCLLAISSFNSIGKIDYDNNFCMSNAKKVEGNVISFMIAWNTLIDDLTKSATSGDNYTLYSVGEKRYKGDMLYGMVQCTKGLSPKACQECVSFISLHFQDCLNDRRGGRAVGSSCSFRLEFYPFIAEPVRNI, via the exons ATGTACTCATTATCTTCTGTAATAAAACGCCTCATTTTGATCCACGTCTTAGCCATACAACCACTTCTGATAAACAGCGACTTGTCCTTAAACACGACCAATGCCTATCTCAACCACAAATGCTTGGTTAATCAAGGAAAATACAAGCCGGGAAGTAAGTACGAGGACCGTTTAAAAAGAACCCTCAAAATGTTCTATTCAGGCAGTTACAGAGGTTATGACGGGATCGGCGATTCTACTTTTTCCGCTATCATCCAGTGCCGTGGCGACTCCTACGGGCCCAAGTGCCACGACTGCTTTGCCACCGCACTCTCTGCG CTTAGTAGGCGATGTCCTTGGTACAAGGGGAGGATAATATGGTATGATCAATGTCTTCTCGCGATTTCATCCTTCAATTCTATTGGAAAGATCGATTACGACAATAACTTTTGTATGTCCAACGCGAAGAAGGTGGAAGGAAATGTAATCTCGTTTATGATTGCTTGGAATACTCTAATTGACGATCTGACGAAGTCTGCCACCAGTGGAGATAATTACACACTGTACTCTGTGGGAGAAAAGCGGTACAAGGGTGATATGCTGTATGGAATGGTACAGTGTACGAAAGGCTTATCGCCAAAAGCTTGTCAGGAGTGTGTGTCGTTTATTAGCTTGCATTTTCAAGATTGCTTGAATGATAGACGAGGAGGGAGAGCTGTTGGTAGTAGCTGTAGTTTTAGGTTGGAGTTTTATCCGTTTATTGCCGAGCCCGTCCGGAATATTTAA